The genomic interval TTACATGAATATTTTCTGTTGGACATGATATTGACAAAATATACACGATAGTACTTTAACAAACTGCCATGCAACAAATACATTAAGTAATGAAGAAATTGAATATATATGACCTATCTAATTGACATTCACATTGAAAATTTACAACATAACcagtacttaaaatattttttcttatatttggcAGTAATATCAgtttttacaatttaaaactcATTTGAATGTGGATTTGGTGAAACTTAGACTTTTCTCTAGTCTGTGACAACCTGAGGTactaaacatttttctcttatttcactatcttcaaaggtaatttttttgtttcttttaggaTCTATCCAAGAGTTGTGTATTACAGCATTATTAGGCAGGGGATCAGCTTCCACTATGGAAACAACTcgctttttcattttacttttcaagACCTTTTGAAATTTTTGTCTAGTGAATGCATATAATAGAGGGTGAAATATAGTTGTTCCATAAGCCATGACTAAAAAACACAATCTTAATTTTACTAAAAGGTCACTTGGGCCTAAACATAAAATAGTggtatttaaaacagaaattggtgtccagcagagaagaaatgtagaaataatcAATAAAGACATCCTGAAGACTCTCTTTTGTCTTTCTCGTCGTTCACGGTGTCGTTTCACAGCTCGCCGGAGGGCAATTATTACAGAAACTGAAGTTCTTACACCAAAGACTACATTTCTCCCAccactgctttgtgacatgtctGTAGCTTCATGTTGTGTGGTTAGagaaattgtctttttctttcttgctttcttcttctgcCCTGTTGAAAATCTTGTGCCTATTCGAATATTAAGAGCCTGAAGTATTTTGGTGTATGTGATTAACATTACTACAACAGTGAAAAAGAATATTGGGATCTGTACTAACAAGTGATAATACATTCCCAGTTCCGTGTAGTATTCATTTGTACTGACACATAAAAGTGTCTTGTTTTCCCATGTATTTCCACTTTGAAGACTGAAAAAATTTACCTCAATAAAAggaatcaggaaagagaaaaaagaaaaaatccaaatggaTATCATTAGCATTACAGCTCTGCCCATTGTCAGAATTCGGTTTGCAGGTTTTACAGAAATGTCATATCTGTCCAAAGTGATAGCAAAAACGTTGATTGCTGTTGAGACACTTGCAAAAGATACACAAGCCTCATGGAAACAGCAGATGAGAGCAGTGTTACTCTCCAGTGAAAGCAGAAGGATAACTATAGTTAGAGGAATACATCCCACACAAATTATTACATCAAGTACATGAAGGTTCATCGTAATAATGTTACTGACAGAGTTGATTAAGTTGGATTTCATGCAGTAAAGTACCAATACGGTGAGGTTGCTGCCAAGTCCCAACACAATTTCTAACATAAGAAATCCGGTGAGAGACACTTGAAAGCTTAACGGATATGATAGTGGTTGGTACATATTGGTGTTGATGTCATCAATGTCATCTCGCACTGTAATGTTAGATTCAGACTGCATGTTGAtttccagaatgggagaaaaacacATTCTTTTGGAGCAGTTGGTTTTTTCCCCTAGAAAGTGAAATAGAATAAACTATTTGATATTTGGCAATTTAAATGATGTATAACgtgttctttttaagaaaaaaatcttttaattgtgtacttagtttaatttttaagtttgtaAACTATTAATAGAAATGTAGAATTAAGAAACATCAAGGTTGCATTGTTTTGATAGAAAattgtgttttccttttgaaGAAATAACTGTGGAAATTGTTCCTCTGTAGTGCAAAGTTACTTAATATACTAAAGGGTTTTTCTCATTTGAGTATTTCCAGCTTATTATTTGAGATAAAGTGTATTTTTGTATGATAAAACTACCTAGCATACAAAATTAATTTCAGCCCAAtgtcttaaaatttcatttaaatattgtgaGTAGGTGGCAAATAAATGCTATTTTGATATGCTCTAGCATAATGAATGTAGGTGTAATTATTCCTGTGAGATTTCAAATGAACAGGACAAGTGttcatttaaaatgacaaatgatACAAAGCACTAGTTTGTTTTAAGATGCTTTATCCATGTTGATTGAATTCATATTCAGAAGTCAACAATGTGCTTGGGGATATTTGGAATTATTTCCCACAGAAATAGGccaatgataaatattttatatatcacaGTTACAATGCTCACTGAACTTTGCAAGTGGCAAACTTAAAAATTGGAAGCAATGGGACATTATGCTAAAGTAAAAAGCTACAAAGCTTGGTAAAAGAGCATTAATCACTCCtatgaatgatttattttgtgACCACACCCTCTTGTATCTTGtggaaacaaaattgaaatttaatATCACATTAAGAAGTAGCCATTTTTGAAGTAGTTTAAAGGAATATATCAGTTGACATTGTTTAAACTGAGTGTTTAAAGTAAAAGATGAAATTTTAGGGAAAAGGAGTATGTGAAACCCGTTTTTTGAGGAAGCTTTTAAAGTTACACATTACCTGTGAAACCTTTTGTGTATATCACCCATTGtctaattttgaagaaaaattaaaaaaaaaaaacaaactcttttGCTAATTCATgcaaatctatattttaatatataggggtttagaataatttgtaaaaaataatgtcTAATGTTCTGGGCTAAAATGTCAATCAGTATATTCAGTTTAAAATATGAGCTCATACAACCAACTATATTTCACATTTCAAATACAGCATTTCAACTGCAAAATCATATTCAAACAAATTATAAAAgctaataattttcaaatttcatgTTAACTTTCACTTGATGTTATATTTGACAAGTTTTAGAATACAGTTTTATTTATGCGTGTTTTTGGGGAATAATACTGCAGAAACACAAATGGTAATATTATTTCTTCTGAGTTAGTATAATGTATTACTAGAGGCATATTTATTCCAGTAAGTTAAGGTCTTAGCTAACATTGAAAtcctataaaaatggaaaattttaagtgTGCCAAATTTTCTGAACTGACAGGTTAAACATCAGGTCTTTGTCACATCAGTtagatttataattaaataaagcaGAAATGTCAAGTTAAATGAtgattaagaaaaatacattttctctagagcaagattctgttctTTTGTAAATGTTAAGCAGTGTGGTGGGGTGCATGCATCTTCTGACCTACCTGTTTGCTGTTGCCTTATGGGCCTTTTGGTTCACTATGGCAGTTTTTGACAAATTGATACATGATATCATTGACAGATTTTGACATGAATTGTTACCTGACAACAGTGAAGTAGCTGTGTTTTATTTCATGTCTTGTAGGAATTCTTTCGTTTTCTCTCCAATACTTCAACTGCATGCATTATGAGATTTAATTGGCTGATGGATTTCTAAAGAACAgtacataatatttgtatttgttttgctttaaaaagtcaCAGCCAAgagaaatttcctcagatgatagGAATTATATTTCCCTTTGATGGAGTACATGATagtgtttctttattttccagaatatgtgaaaacaaaagaggaaacatAAGATTTGTAGcttctaaaatatatttagacATCCTTTTGTTACCATTGTAAATCTGTTTTTATAGGAGTGCTcactattttgaaatgatttcttgATCACATAACTTGCTTTATATTATAAATCCAGGCTGTGTCCTTTTGATAAAAACCATCTGCTATTtaatttggtttgttttcattAGAAGAGAATACATAATTGGTCATAAAAGTCAGATAGAAAAATCCATTAGTCATATCAATTGATATGAATATCTGAATATTTAGTGCAGAAAACACTTGCTAAATCTTCCTTTTGTGTGCtggtaaagtattttattttctttttggaaattcATGTTTCATTATGTCTTCCAGAATCAGTAGCTTCCACAATTCTGGTATATTAAAGTATAAGCTTCCCCTTTTAAAATGCTCACCAATTCTTTTCAGGCTTTTACagttatattgtttttctttttgtggttattttatgTAGCATCTTCTTAGGATacagttgattttttatattgcATCAGTAATGTAGACCTATTCTCTGGTTTTAACTCCTTAATGTCTTAAAGTCGTGTTACAAGAACATCCTGCAGTTCGTAGTTCAGACAGCTAGGGAGATGCTCAGTCACTTGCATTCTTCATATTGTCAGTTGTAAATACTGAATTAGCTGCTATCGGCCCttgtgaaaagaagaaaattggttAAGAAATAAGGTTTTTAATAATTTACAATTAATTGAAAgttagttttgtttaaaaattatccagtatTTGTTATCAAAATAACCAAACTGTATTAGTAGAGCCACAGTATATgcttaaaattgtttctttaaataaaatattcttttttcctaataaagattgtatatattatgttatttaaCGATAGAGTTCACATTTCAAGTACAATTGTGAGAGaaaacctgtatttttaaaaattaatttctgctctCATTTTAGAAGCTAAcctgtatttttagagatgatgaACAATTAGTATAGATTAAACATactgttatttcttctttgtaataAATTTAACAACATTTTTTGCTGTAAAAATATTGTAAGTTGCTTAATTATTAGCATATGATTTGAATTTTAACTCATTAAAACAGATTTCAGAAGATACTATAAATTTCCATTGATGAATTGTTCATGTGGTTGAAATATAAAAGGTAATAAAAATTGTAACTGCAAATTGATTTTCAATGAACATGCCCAATAATAAACTTAACATAAAATTAAGTAGTAAGTAACAGCAAAATAGTAAATCTAGTTCTTTTAAGAAACATAAGCATTTTTGGAACACTGGAGAAAAACTGTACTGATTATGTTAAGAATATTTAGTATATCTGAAGTGACTTAAAAGCTGTCTTCATAGTGAATTTACaaagaatatttgtatttaacAATGCATcctaaaaaattacatttaaaatgtagcaTGTCTTAAAAGAAATAGATCTTAAAATACATGTCTAGCAATAAATAGAATTAAACAAACTCTTAAAATTTAGGCTaaaatttttcaaagtaatttttacCCCACTATGCCGGTTCAAAAGCAACTGTATACTATAATAAGGAACACATCTTACCTCCGCTAAAGATTTGATACATTCTTGATGTAGTTGAAGCATTTCCAGTTTGGATTGATTCATTTTGTTCACTTGTTAGTAGAGGACTGGGGGAAGAGGGTCATAAACATCTCTTCGAAAATGACCTTAATGAAAATATGTGTCTGTAGTGTGCCATTGTTTCAGCAGTACTGCTA from Rhinopithecus roxellana isolate Shanxi Qingling chromosome 6, ASM756505v1, whole genome shotgun sequence carries:
- the GPR22 gene encoding G-protein coupled receptor 22, whose product is MCFSPILEINMQSESNITVRDDIDDINTNMYQPLSYPLSFQVSLTGFLMLEIVLGLGSNLTVLVLYCMKSNLINSVSNIITMNLHVLDVIICVGCIPLTIVILLLSLESNTALICCFHEACVSFASVSTAINVFAITLDRYDISVKPANRILTMGRAVMLMISIWIFSFFSFLIPFIEVNFFSLQSGNTWENKTLLCVSTNEYYTELGMYYHLLVQIPIFFFTVVVMLITYTKILQALNIRIGTRFSTGQKKKARKKKTISLTTQHEATDMSQSSGGRNVVFGVRTSVSVIIALRRAVKRHRERRERQKRVFRMSLLIISTFLLCWTPISVLNTTILCLGPSDLLVKLRLCFLVMAYGTTIFHPLLYAFTRQKFQKVLKSKMKKRVVSIVEADPLPNNAVIHNSWIDPKRNKKITFEDSEIREKCLVPQVVTD